From the Juglans microcarpa x Juglans regia isolate MS1-56 chromosome 3D, Jm3101_v1.0, whole genome shotgun sequence genome, the window cactactatttaatattctattattatttttttattgttattcatAAAATACATAGAATACCTCcctatccaaacgcaaccttaaccGCTATGTTAGCAGCTCGtaaagaacaaagaaaactgCAGCTGATCTAAGATATATACGTTTAGCAAGAAAGTTTGTTATACAGACAATCGTTGAGTACGCAGAACAAGCCTTGCCCCCAACAAGCCAGACCTGGAAGTGGTAGGCCACGTACGCAAACGCTCTCTACCAGCAACTGAGTTGAAGAAGAGCTTCTTCAAAGTCATTCTCCGACGCAGAAGAAGGGTCAACAGTTACAACACCATGTTCTTGTTTGTCATCCGGTCCTGCTTTGCAGATGACTTTTTCTAACGAAAACCGTTTCAGTGCCGAGATCAGGTTGAGCCGAAAAGATGTTGCAGGTGGTAGTGGTACTGGCCGAGAAGGAAGAGATGCAGGGGAATTTGATTTGCCGTGGTGACATAGAATGAGCATTGCCGCTGTTGGCGCCATTGATCAACGGAAATATACATGGATATATACCGTTAAAaatctagatatatatatatataaagaaggtGACAGATTGAATCATAAGGAGAGACGGAGATATCTTAAACCGGCAAAAAAAGAATCTGTGGGTGTTGCTTCGTCGGTTTTAGGTGATAGTTCAATCAATCATCCATTGGCATACGACTACTGCACTGGTCTATGTGAGGTGCGTAGCGtttgatttataagaaattCCCGATATCAGAGTTGCCTGTGGTTTTGGGCGACGTTGTTTCGGGAAGTACGTTGTTTTCTGCTTACGTATAAAGCATCCTACATAAGCATGCTTTTGGACTACGGATTCTGCTTATAATTCACGGCGCAAGAGAGATGTTATGGAAAAGTAAACTCAAAAAAAGTTCCAATGCGGCTGATGTATGGTAGTGTTCAAAAAACATTCCAATGCTCGTATCCTTTACGataatattcacttttttttattttatatacttatttttataatatataatatatcattttatttatttatattatttaaataatatttttttattctttttaaatatttctttcaactatcaataaatttataatatccttatattttttggtatttgctgtatatttttatatacaatgtgaTAATTCCGTCCTAtacacaataaaaatatataaatcaaataaaaattaaaaataaaatcaaaatataacgaaatgaaatcattttacaaaaatattttcaagatattttgtggaagagaatgaaagaaaatagagatgttttaaataatgaacaataaaaataaattattaataataataataaattattcaccGGATGAACAGTATAGAGGAGTTTTACATGATCTAATGGATCTgatttttggacaaaattttacatatttagcttttagatatatttttaaaagatctATCGAGAATACTCTTATAAACTAACATAATGTAATAtgctaaatctattttacaataagaataactttataatctaacgtaccacattAATCTACGTCAACTGCCAacttataagtttatttttgcaaaaaaaaattgtgattaaatcattttttttttttaatatcaatagACACATTACTGTCAAACTACCATAAATATTGTAACCCCCACTTATTGTCCATTTTGTAGATTTAAGAGATTGGCTTAACTTTTAATAAGCATTTGATTCCTTGTGAACTAGGGGTGGCCTTGTAATTGAGTGCTCCTACAAATCAACCATGTCATGTGTCTACTGCCTCAATTATAGACATTTGATAATGTGAAGATTGCAAGGAAGGTTGATTCTTTGCTATTCATGGGCAGAAGACATCATCTTGGATACTTGATAGCTCTAGGTatttaatatcaacttaaaattacaatttacacttCTTTTTATGAAATCAAATGCCTTTCTTATTCATTCCAAAACTGGGACAAGATTAAAGACCATCTTAAACCACCAGGTCGTTatttacataaaagaaaaagcatAAGTGCTGGCATAAATAAAGGATAAtgcaaacttttaaaaaaaaaaaaaaaaattctaaacttcAGCTGTAGATCGTGTTGTTTGTGCCATCTTCCCTTCAAGCAAGGGTGTTCTGTTTGTCCTATCAGTTGCAATAACTCGATGCTCGCTTTCTTCATCAAATCTATCCACGCTGCGCATAAATACTCCTGCAGCAGTAATAGAACATATTGGTCTCATGTAATTGAGATAACTTCAAATTGTAGATGGATAACCCCACTATTTACCAATGAACCAAAATGCTATCTACTCTTTTACTCGAGGAACTTCGGTGCCGCACCCGCCATTCATTATCAGTAGATATGAATGCTCCCTTTGTatggagaaaaggaaaataactaataagaaCTTACCAATGAACCAAATTCCGGCTGCTGGAAACAAAATCACTGTTAGAATAAGAGCAGTCTCCCTCCAGTTGTTAATATGATCCTGCATGATAATTCCAAAGCAAGGCCAGTTGTGCATCAGTCCATTGCTTTCTATAATGAAACAAGTTATATTGGGGAGAACATGTAGCAATCAAATATGACAAACCTGGAGAACTCCAACAAGAGGTGAGGAAGGCACGTCTCCGAAGATGTGAATTGCAACAGTAGAAATAGCCATAGATAGTGGTCTCATACTTGGTTTAACAGAATGGAGACATATATAATTTACAGGTccctgcaaaagaaaaaaaaaaaaaaaatcctgtaCATAAAGAGATTGTCGGGGAAAAAAGACATATAGACGAaattctttcaataaaaaatatttcagtttgCTTAGGAACCATAAGATCAAGAATGCAGCTACCAATTAACTACCAGCAGATCATATAGTTTATCATtcattaatatctcatatatataaaaaaaaaaaaaaaatcattcatcaGATGCACTTTATTTTACCCTGTAATTAATGCAAGTATGTAATAGCTGTGCATTGAACAAATTCAACGAGTCAACCAACATTCAATTTTACATCGAGGAGGAAAATACCTGAGTGGCAAAGACAAGGAGTTCACCAACGGCAAAAAAAGCTAGGAAAGCATACATGCTCTTGAAACAAAAGGCACTGAAGCAAAATATAGCTCCAAAAAATGTTGTCACTGAAAGAAGCTGCAACAATTGGCAAGTAAAGAATTTAGTGGCAGAGGCAAGctgaaataatttttacatgGTGATTCAAAAGAAATAAGTATCTAACAGCTTCTCATGGTAAATAAATAGAGTAGAACTTTAATAAGGCACCCTGAGTCCTGACAGCACGAAAGTAATCCCAGAACCTTTAATCTAAACTCAAAAGCACCTACCTTAAAAGCATTTGTAATGGTGTTTGTCATAAAATCGAGAACAAAGCCTCCACCTAATGTGCCAAATATTCCGCAAACAACTGTGATCCCTCCGAATATCAGATCTGCATCGCTCTGCAAAAATAACGAACTTTATATAGTGCAGCAAGATCACCAAGTTGCATCTTGGGGCTACATTGTTGAAATTTAATGAGTACATCTTATTTATGCAAATCTTATGAAATTAAATGAAAGAGGTAACAGCttaccatattatatatgtttttaccAGCCTTAGGACCCCAATATGAGTATGCACCAATGACAAAGTTGTATGCTATGTAACCTAAGGGTCATTCAGAGTTTCAGATCGTTAATATAAAGAATGAGGAAAGCAACATGTTAAATTATTGCATTTCAAATATACCAAAATGAAAATCACTACTAGCAAGGATGAAATTCTCTGGAGTAACTTATCGAGCAACACACTTTATTAAATGAAAGTAGCTACTAAATATGCAGAAGGTTGCTGTAAAGCAGGTGAAAAAAATACCTAGAACGTTAATGACATACACCTTCTCAAGCAGAAGCACTTTCAAATCTTTCATAAATCTTGCAACTTGATTGGAAATCTTGGTTGCAACTTTCACCCTGCCATAAAATAATCAGAAAAccaatatatgaaatattttggtagATGTATATATGCATTACAGGTTGTATAAAGGCCTATGAATCGcattcaataataaataacacCATGTGAGCTTAAGGATGAAGCTCCTCACGTGGCAGGTTCACATGAGCTCTTATCCCAGAACTTTTCCTTTGTGGATGCAGCTCCATCATTACCAACTGCAGCCTCTGTAACCATGCATTGAGAATCAGAGTAATAATTATTAGAGCTAATAAAGAGAACTActctatatataaaactaatcaACAGAGCAGATTCCTGTTATATTTCACTACATAAGATATATGAATAGCTTTAAGAAACAATCCTTGTCTGCTAGTAAGAATAAGATGTTCATCACCCAGTGGATGAAGTACTTCACAGAAAAGTAAAATAAGCAGATACTGGATAATGCCATCATAACGATAACATGCAGCACCTTGAACCTCCAAGGCTGCTGTCTCTACCTCTGCCAGTGCTTTGCTTGACTCAGTGGGAGCAAATCCTGCATCCCCAAGTTGTTTAGAAACATACCAAAAATGATTGCAGGATTATAAATGAATACATTAGGAACATGCACCTTTCAATTGAAGAGGCTTCATCACAAATCCTAGAATAGCGAAGGGAAGCATTAAAGCTGCTTCTATCCAGAATGCCAGACGCCAAATGAAATGACTTCCAACCTATATAGGAAAAACAAAAGACGAATACATTGAACTCAATAAGACCAGAGAAGGCAACATAAAGGATATGGAAAGAAGTGAGAAACAGCAATTAGAATGTGAATTGTAGTAGGAGATAAAAATGGTCTCACACACATAATTCTCatgattttacaattaaatattAATCAGGAGTTCAAACTTGACAGTGGACTTCAATCATAGAGCAATTACTTAAATGGACTTACCAATCCACCATAAACATAGCCAAGTGCATATCCAGTTGGTATGCACATGTAAAATATTGCAAGCCATGCCGTTTTCTGACACAAATACAGGTTATTAGAAGGAGGTCCAAGCAGATAAAAcaggtaaaataaaaaaatgagtgtAAGACCATGAAAACTATGACTACAACATTTTTATGATCAGTCTCCTaatgacaaaattaatttatctttacaTAAGAATCTTCCAACAAACcttcaagaacaaaaaaatgttgtttttgacCTAGCAAAAAACAACGGTGTTGACTCAAGCACAAAGAAAAGTAAGGGAAGCCATCTTATCCCATCCCAATTCCACCCTCCTAATCAGAATAAACAACTCGGTCTAAAGGCAAGTATTTAAAACGTTCGTGCCTCAATGTCCAAACTGAAAGTGCAACACAATTTCTGATGGCAGCTGACCAGTAAAACAGGATGCAatcacagaaaataaaagaaattggaAGACATGCAACTGTTAGCACAATTGCAGATGGTGCTTTAACTTTGATTTGCCACAGAATCATTACATCCAAAGATTAAAGGGCCTTAAACTTAGTACAGCACACAGCACAGATCATGCAATGCCAATCATACTCAAAagggaaaggggaaaaaaagaacgAACAGAAACCTGAGCAGCTGGGGcattatcatcaatgaatggTGCTGCTAGACTTATAAATGAAGCCTCACCAACACCAACCAGCCTATAAAAAGACCGAAATGAAAAGTACATTAGATGACTTGATGTTGTGCGTGTGTGTacacatataattataagtaAGCCACTTACATGCGACAGATTGTAATGGACCAGAAATCAAACGACAAACCGCAACCGACAACAGCTAAAGTCCAAACCGAAAGTCCCACTCCAATAAGCCTAAATGGATTTACGCTgcaaattttcaataaaaataatttaggaTTCTTAAGAAATTTAATTAATGATCAGAACCTGGAATGATATATTTTGGCATAGGCAAAAAAATTTAGACCCCAAAAAAgaatcaaatattttctctttctccaatcgctatcaattaattaaaaatgccAAATTAATATGCAATGGAGAAAAAACCTAACGGAAATGCACAGATGGTTGCAGTGAAAGCCTGGATTCACAATCCAAGTTCAATAACCCTAAACGAATTTATGCcgcaaaatttgattaaaacatAAAACCTTGAAAGAGATCCactaaaaaaaagtcatttggCATGTAATACAAGGtttaaatccaaaacaaaactaaagttaaaaagaaaaaggccaaaacaaaaaaggaatcAAACTTCTTCCCTATCAATCTACAACAAGGCTGAAAGAGTTCTGCCTCCATTACATATAAGACATGTCAACCTCAAGGAGGATAAACAGGAACCTTGCCTAGACTTTGAACACCCCTTTTTTTTCGATAAGTAGATTTTGAAAACCCCTTCAATGATCAAGTTAGAGTGCATATTTTAACAACTTGTATGATGTGCCATCATTGTCAcaatcatcaaaatatcatcCTTGTTTTAGGTGGTGCATTTACTATCAGTTTCCAATTATCTGTATAATGCAGcatttttttaagcaaaaaaaaGAGTTACATGCTTGCAGTGAATGATAAATTCTCTCTAACATATTAGAAACCCAATTTTCAAACTACATTACtatttcaataaattataatgagatAGGTTGCCAACTATGCAACACGAAATGGTTATTACCTCTTTGCTAATGATGCAAATATAGGGGAAGCCACAAGAAGTCCAACCATAAAAGCAGATGATAGAACTCCATCTTCAAAATTGCTCAAGTTAAACTCCCCCCTACATACAATAGGGAATCAAAATCAGCAAAGAAATTTAAGATTCTTGAGAAAGTAGATGGTCCATAATTTTAATTCCCAATCAAACATCCCATGACTATCCACAGTCATGCACACCAGCACACACAACCTCAATCACTCAGTAGCTACAGTGAGCAGATGTAATTTTCAGACTGCATAAATCTGGACAAGGATAACAGCAAAATATTGAACtaacaaataattttctcatttttattgcATAGCATGATTCTTGGAAACAGATGAATGTTGCTGCTGTCAAATGATCACATACAACAGcgaggagaaggaaaaaaaagaaactgtTTTGATATACAGTCACAACCAGATGCTAAAGGAAGGAATACTTTCACAGATTCGAATGAGCACCCCTAGCATAATCTTACTGTATTCCGCTACCGGATGTGCATGTGCCACTTTTTGTGCAAGTTCCTTGACTCCCATTCACACCATTGCTTGCTATTGCTCCCCGATCCACATAATTTATCAAGTTAATCACACAAAAGATAACAAGTAGCCtgcaaaaacaacataaataaaTCTAGTATATTACAAGatcaacaaaaatgatatttgtgaaaTCTTTAAAATGGATAATGAAGTTTGAATGTCAAGATCTTTATAACACAAGCTCGgaattaaatcaaataatagTACATATAGACCCACACACAAACTTCAAGAAGTTTCGGGCGACCATTTGTTTTGGCACAAAAAGCCAGGGCTGCACATACAAACACATCCACAGAGATTTAATTTTGACAATCTAATAAATCAGCCTTCTACTTTTAACTTCAAAAGCATAACAGCCATCATTCTGCCACTAGTACCTAAAAGCACCCCCAGCCAAGCCAGAAGGGCTGGGGAGTCAGTCAATTAAGTACAGGagaagtatcatttttcttgaatgCATCATTCTATGATATACCAGAATGCCTTTTTATCAAATCCAACGATTAACTTAACTGAACACTCAATAAAGAAACAGTGAAACATGTGCTCCAACCCATCAATGTCAACCTCTAAAAAGTGGTCAGACGAAACATGCAGAACACAAATGCTCAGTGAAGCTTGGGATATAA encodes:
- the LOC121255398 gene encoding probable sphingolipid transporter spinster homolog 2 yields the protein MALEKGQAKPSEESKPSAETEMAQGTPTTAPTPSWFTPKRLLVIFCVINLINYVDRGAIASNGVNGSQGTCTKSGTCTSGSGIQGEFNLSNFEDGVLSSAFMVGLLVASPIFASLAKSVNPFRLIGVGLSVWTLAVVGCGLSFDFWSITICRMLVGVGEASFISLAAPFIDDNAPAAQKTAWLAIFYMCIPTGYALGYVYGGLVGSHFIWRLAFWIEAALMLPFAILGFVMKPLQLKGFAPTESSKALAEVETAALEVQEAAVGNDGAASTKEKFWDKSSCEPATVKVATKISNQVARFMKDLKVLLLEKVYVINVLGYIAYNFVIGAYSYWGPKAGKNIYNMSDADLIFGGITVVCGIFGTLGGGFVLDFMTNTITNAFKLLSVTTFFGAIFCFSAFCFKSMYAFLAFFAVGELLVFATQGPVNYICLHSVKPSMRPLSMAISTVAIHIFGDVPSSPLVGVLQDHINNWRETALILTVILFPAAGIWFIGVFMRSVDRFDEESEHRVIATDRTNRTPLLEGKMAQTTRSTAEV